In one window of Puniceicoccaceae bacterium DNA:
- a CDS encoding ABC transporter substrate-binding protein translates to MKRVLCNLHPGLILAAATLLLYACERRPEATPSKPGEAPRISLVFQSDWFAQPEYAGFYQALATGRYADYGLDVTILEGGPNADPTKRLLLKRCDLMNIRADDAIVAHARGMPVRFIGVTMQHNPQGILSHAEHAITDFRQLDGRRVMVDVGAPWIDYIESKYDIQLIRMPHNFGLSHFLNDPKFIMQCFVTNEAYFVRQKGANPHVLPIWESGLDTYRGILVHAETWETKRPALEAFVRATQEAWHEYLYEDPAPAHDLIAQRNERMTPELMEFIRQSMLDYGIVDGKPNHPANIGRLEADKVQSNVDILHQLGVIDKKVDIFELFPTLATSSLNEVEH, encoded by the coding sequence ATGAAACGTGTGTTGTGCAATCTGCATCCCGGACTCATCCTTGCTGCGGCAACCCTGCTGCTCTATGCCTGCGAGCGTCGTCCCGAGGCCACACCGAGCAAACCGGGTGAGGCGCCGCGCATTTCCCTCGTCTTTCAATCCGACTGGTTTGCACAGCCTGAGTATGCAGGATTTTACCAGGCACTGGCCACTGGACGCTATGCTGACTACGGACTCGACGTGACCATCCTCGAAGGAGGACCCAATGCGGATCCCACCAAGCGCCTGCTGCTCAAGCGTTGCGACCTCATGAACATCCGCGCAGACGACGCCATCGTCGCCCACGCACGCGGTATGCCTGTACGCTTCATCGGTGTGACGATGCAGCACAACCCTCAGGGCATCCTGTCCCACGCCGAACATGCAATCACAGACTTCCGTCAGCTGGACGGACGCCGCGTGATGGTCGATGTGGGCGCTCCCTGGATTGACTACATCGAAAGCAAATACGACATCCAGCTCATCCGCATGCCACACAATTTTGGTCTGAGCCACTTCCTCAACGACCCGAAATTCATCATGCAGTGCTTTGTCACGAACGAGGCCTACTTCGTGCGCCAAAAGGGGGCTAACCCGCATGTGCTGCCCATCTGGGAAAGCGGACTGGACACCTATCGCGGCATCCTCGTGCACGCCGAAACCTGGGAGACAAAACGCCCGGCACTGGAAGCCTTTGTGCGTGCCACTCAGGAAGCCTGGCATGAATACCTGTATGAAGATCCCGCACCCGCCCATGATCTCATCGCACAGCGCAATGAACGCATGACACCCGAGTTGATGGAGTTCATCCGTCAGTCCATGCTCGACTACGGAATCGTGGACGGCAAACCCAACCACCCAGCCAATATAGGCCGACTCGAGGCCGACAAAGTTCAGTCCAATGTCGATATCCTTCACCAACTCGGCGTGATCGACAAAAAGGTTGATATTTTCGAACTTTTCCCAACGCTCGCAACTTCCAGTTTGAACGAGGTGGAGCACTGA